In Gemmatimonadaceae bacterium, a single window of DNA contains:
- a CDS encoding amidase — translation MNEQEYIARDAVGLGELVRNRQVTPRELVDLAIQRIERLNPVLNAVVHRMFESARAQADASPGQGVFAGVPFLIKDLLAWYAGEPLTSGSRLYRDFRPPIDTEVVTRYKAAGLIVLGKTNTPEFGLTPFCESELLGIARNPWNPDRTTGGSSGGSGAAVGSRMVPMASGGDGGGSLRIPASCNGVFALKPTRGRIPTGPRQGELWNGAAIEHVITRSVRDSAAMLDAIAGADPGAPYVTPRPERPFLAEVTREPGRLRIGVTTTPTLGRAVHADCLAAVDDARQLLESAGHEVVEVNVPLDKDAFNRNFVIMVCGEVAADLRDAGRLLRRPARRDELEYTTWALAMIGEALPAGVYAQAKRDLQRACRPVGQVFETIDVLLTPTLAAPPFLHGALQPPAHERAFLTALGTLRAGRVLRAVGAIEKAARDIFDWIPFTPLFNVTGQPAMSVPLSWNAEHLPIGVQFAGRFADEATLYRLAGQLERLRPWASRMPPLAQ, via the coding sequence ATGAACGAACAGGAGTACATCGCCCGCGACGCGGTTGGACTCGGAGAACTGGTGCGGAACCGCCAGGTGACACCGCGCGAACTGGTGGACCTTGCGATCCAGCGCATCGAACGACTCAACCCGGTGCTCAACGCCGTGGTGCATCGGATGTTCGAGAGCGCCCGGGCCCAGGCCGATGCCTCGCCTGGCCAGGGGGTGTTTGCCGGCGTGCCGTTCCTCATCAAGGATCTGCTCGCCTGGTACGCAGGTGAGCCGCTCACCAGTGGCAGCCGGCTGTACCGCGACTTCCGCCCCCCGATCGACACCGAAGTGGTCACCCGCTACAAGGCGGCCGGACTCATCGTGCTGGGAAAGACCAACACGCCGGAGTTCGGGCTCACACCGTTCTGCGAGTCCGAACTGCTGGGCATCGCACGCAACCCGTGGAACCCCGACCGAACCACCGGAGGATCGAGCGGAGGATCGGGTGCAGCGGTCGGGAGCCGCATGGTGCCGATGGCGAGTGGTGGCGACGGCGGCGGCTCGCTGCGCATTCCTGCGTCCTGCAACGGCGTGTTTGCCCTCAAACCGACGCGAGGCCGCATTCCCACCGGTCCGCGTCAGGGCGAACTGTGGAACGGCGCGGCGATCGAACATGTCATCACGAGGAGCGTACGGGACAGTGCGGCGATGCTCGACGCCATCGCCGGCGCCGACCCTGGGGCGCCGTACGTGACGCCGAGGCCGGAGCGGCCGTTCCTGGCTGAAGTCACGCGCGAGCCTGGCCGACTGAGGATCGGAGTGACGACCACACCAACGCTCGGTCGCGCCGTGCACGCAGACTGCCTCGCCGCGGTCGACGACGCGCGTCAGCTCCTGGAGTCTGCGGGCCACGAGGTCGTCGAGGTGAACGTGCCGCTCGACAAGGACGCGTTCAACCGGAACTTCGTGATCATGGTGTGCGGCGAGGTGGCGGCAGATCTGCGCGACGCCGGCCGGCTGCTGCGTCGCCCCGCCAGGCGGGACGAACTGGAGTACACCACCTGGGCGCTCGCCATGATCGGGGAAGCGCTGCCCGCAGGCGTCTACGCACAGGCAAAACGCGACCTGCAGCGCGCCTGCCGGCCGGTGGGCCAGGTCTTCGAGACGATTGACGTCCTGCTCACGCCAACGCTCGCGGCGCCGCCGTTCCTGCACGGGGCCCTGCAACCACCGGCCCACGAGCGAGCGTTCCTCACGGCACTCGGAACGCTGCGTGCCGGTCGGGTGCTTCGCGCCGTGGGCGCCATCGAAAAGGCCGCGCGCGACATCTTCGACTGGATCCCTTTCACACCGCTGTTCAATGTGACCGGCCAGCCCGCCATGTCAGTGCCACTCAGCTGGAACGCGGAACACCTGCCCATCGGCGTGCAATTCGCTGGTCGGTTTGCAGACGAGGCGACGCTCTACCGACTCGCCGGCCAGCTCGAACGCCTTCGGCCATGGGCGTCGCGCATGCCGCCCCTGGCACAGTAG
- a CDS encoding carbohydrate binding family 9 domain-containing protein, producing MPSFRFALAIVLVLPAAPTRAQAPAGARLRLPPASTATRGIVVRAQRPLLIDGRDDDEVWRSAPVMDQFRQFTPAEDADPSFRTEIRAAWDDRYLYVVVRAFDPHPDSIVRLLSRRDVRTNSDQIKVLIDGYQDRRNGIQLMLNPAGVKRDASIYGDYVEDMTWDGIWDGAARVDSLGWVAEFAIPFGQIRFNPGQTAFGFGVWRDIARLSERVAWPAYRQSSQTLASQLGTLEGFERIRRGSRLELLPYTVTRNVTEAKAEGWSHPQQIAGGLDVKLGLGSNLTMDATVNPDFGQVEVDPAVLNLTAFEIRFEERRPFFQEGVGLFRCGGPCEGIFYTRRIGRAPQLRTSSSGSGATTILGAAKLTGRLGKGVSIGVVEAVTRREVGADGETIEPRTNYLVLRALKEARQGRSAFGVMATALNRDLEPATDPFLRRDAYTLVAQGYHRFAREKWEAMLYTGRNVVHGSAQAIARTQLSPTHAYQRPDHEERYDPTRTSLGGSVIGGSLAKLVGAVRYNTFLRAAGPGLEANDMGFVPVVNDVSFRQNLSYQTLRPGAFYRRTFSQLSTEQHWTTGGLPAGSSVSAHASAEFLNFWGGAITWRVADIGASHCVACARGGPAIRQSIKQELDVNLSGDARRAVVPGVEVGLRRGDGGRSHGWSAGTSLEVRLASRFSMSVAPNYEHRTDDQQWIRNYGALLADSTHFTFARLDQRTLMFTARANWTMSPNLSFQLYGQPFVSSGAFEDWREVADARAPTYAERYRSYGGGAIPEGFNVKQFNSNAVMRWEYRPGSTLFVVWQQGRRQDGHNAGTFEFARDYRDLFRAHPDNTLLVKVSWWLNP from the coding sequence ATGCCGTCGTTCCGGTTCGCGCTCGCCATCGTGCTCGTCCTGCCCGCAGCGCCCACGCGCGCACAAGCGCCCGCCGGCGCCAGGCTTCGACTCCCACCAGCATCGACCGCCACCCGCGGCATTGTGGTGCGCGCCCAGCGCCCGCTGCTGATCGATGGTCGCGACGACGACGAGGTGTGGCGCTCGGCGCCGGTCATGGACCAATTCCGGCAATTCACGCCGGCAGAGGATGCCGACCCCTCGTTTCGCACCGAGATCCGCGCCGCCTGGGATGATCGCTACCTCTACGTCGTCGTGCGCGCGTTCGACCCGCACCCCGACAGCATCGTCCGCCTGTTGTCGCGCCGTGACGTGCGCACGAACAGCGACCAGATCAAGGTGCTGATCGACGGGTACCAGGATCGACGCAACGGAATCCAGTTGATGCTGAACCCTGCCGGGGTGAAGCGCGATGCGTCGATCTATGGCGACTACGTCGAGGACATGACGTGGGACGGCATCTGGGACGGCGCCGCGCGCGTGGACTCGCTGGGCTGGGTCGCCGAGTTTGCGATTCCGTTCGGCCAGATCCGGTTCAATCCCGGACAAACCGCCTTCGGGTTCGGCGTGTGGCGAGACATTGCGCGGCTGAGCGAGCGCGTGGCTTGGCCCGCGTACCGGCAGTCGAGCCAGACGCTGGCATCCCAGCTGGGCACGCTGGAGGGCTTCGAACGCATCCGGAGAGGCAGTCGACTCGAGCTGCTGCCGTACACGGTGACGCGCAACGTGACCGAGGCGAAGGCCGAAGGCTGGTCACATCCGCAGCAGATCGCGGGCGGGTTGGACGTGAAGCTTGGCCTTGGTTCGAACCTCACGATGGATGCGACCGTGAACCCCGACTTCGGTCAGGTCGAGGTCGACCCGGCGGTGCTCAACCTCACGGCGTTCGAGATCCGGTTCGAGGAGCGCCGGCCGTTCTTTCAGGAGGGAGTGGGGCTCTTCCGCTGCGGCGGCCCCTGCGAAGGGATCTTCTATACACGTCGCATCGGACGCGCTCCGCAGCTTCGCACCTCGAGCTCGGGGTCCGGCGCCACGACGATCCTCGGCGCGGCAAAGCTGACCGGGCGCCTCGGGAAGGGAGTGTCGATCGGCGTCGTCGAGGCGGTGACGCGTCGCGAGGTCGGCGCCGACGGTGAGACCATTGAGCCGCGCACCAACTATCTCGTGCTCCGCGCCCTCAAGGAGGCACGCCAGGGTCGTTCGGCGTTCGGCGTGATGGCTACGGCGCTGAACCGCGACCTCGAACCCGCCACCGATCCGTTCCTTCGCCGAGATGCCTACACGCTCGTTGCGCAAGGTTACCATCGCTTTGCGCGGGAGAAATGGGAGGCGATGCTCTATACAGGCCGGAACGTGGTCCATGGTTCTGCTCAGGCGATCGCCCGGACGCAACTGTCGCCGACGCATGCCTATCAGCGACCGGATCACGAGGAGCGCTACGACCCCACGCGCACGTCGCTCGGCGGCAGCGTGATCGGCGGGAGCCTCGCGAAGCTCGTCGGCGCCGTGCGCTACAACACATTCCTCCGCGCGGCCGGGCCAGGCCTCGAGGCGAACGACATGGGGTTCGTGCCGGTCGTGAACGATGTTTCGTTCCGCCAGAACCTGTCTTATCAGACGCTGCGTCCCGGCGCCTTCTATCGCCGCACGTTCAGTCAGCTGAGCACCGAACAGCACTGGACGACGGGAGGCCTGCCCGCCGGATCGAGCGTGTCGGCCCACGCATCGGCCGAGTTCCTCAACTTCTGGGGTGGCGCGATCACGTGGCGCGTGGCCGACATCGGCGCGTCGCACTGCGTGGCCTGCGCACGTGGTGGGCCGGCCATTCGCCAGTCGATCAAACAGGAGCTGGACGTGAATCTCTCGGGCGACGCGCGCCGCGCGGTCGTGCCCGGCGTCGAGGTCGGTCTCAGACGCGGGGACGGGGGACGCTCGCACGGCTGGTCCGCTGGCACGAGCCTCGAAGTTCGCCTGGCGAGCCGGTTCTCGATGAGTGTGGCGCCGAACTACGAGCATCGCACGGACGACCAGCAGTGGATACGGAACTACGGCGCGCTACTCGCCGATTCCACGCACTTCACGTTTGCCCGCCTCGACCAGCGTACGCTGATGTTCACCGCGCGTGCCAACTGGACGATGTCGCCGAACCTCTCCTTTCAGCTGTATGGGCAACCGTTCGTGAGCAGCGGCGCTTTCGAGGACTGGCGGGAAGTCGCCGATGCGCGTGCTCCGACCTACGCCGAGCGCTACCGCTCATACGGCGGTGGCGCGATCCCCGAGGGTTTCAATGTAAAGCAGTTCAACTCCAACGCGGTGATGCGCTGGGAATATCGCCCGGGCTCGACGCTGTTCGTGGTGTGGCAGCAGGGCCGACGCCAGGACGGGCACAATGCCGGCACGTTCGAGTTTGCGCGCGACTACCGCGACCTCTTTCGCGCGCACCCCGACAACACGCTGCTGGTAAAGGTGTCCTGGTGGCTGAATCCGTGA
- a CDS encoding MarR family transcriptional regulator, which translates to MTTTRREPAARRRLATRHASPSPRAQQPLPLASTREESFLSLLRTAAVMRRPVARVLEDHGLSMAQYNVLRILRGAGDVGLPTLDIRDRMIEEAAGITRLIDKLERAGFVKRVRGSSTDRRQVYCRASVEGLTLLATLDPLVALAMEASLAMLAEPDLHRLVDVLDRVRHEAPRVASASDRRAAGGEID; encoded by the coding sequence ATGACCACGACCCGACGCGAGCCAGCGGCCCGTCGTCGCCTGGCGACACGGCACGCGAGCCCGTCGCCGCGCGCGCAGCAGCCCTTGCCGCTCGCGTCCACGCGCGAAGAGTCGTTTCTGTCGCTGCTGCGCACGGCGGCCGTGATGCGCCGGCCGGTGGCTCGCGTGCTCGAGGACCACGGGCTGTCGATGGCGCAATACAACGTGCTGCGCATCCTTCGTGGCGCCGGTGACGTTGGTCTGCCCACGCTCGACATCCGGGACCGCATGATCGAGGAGGCGGCCGGGATCACGCGACTCATTGACAAACTCGAGCGTGCGGGGTTCGTGAAGCGGGTGCGCGGATCGTCGACGGATCGACGGCAGGTCTACTGCCGCGCATCCGTCGAAGGCCTGACGCTGCTCGCCACACTCGACCCGCTCGTCGCGCTTGCCATGGAGGCGTCGCTCGCCATGCTCGCCGAGCCCGATCTCCACCGGCTCGTGGATGTGCTCGATCGCGTGCGCCACGAGGCCCCGCGGGTCGCGAGCGCCTCCGACCGCCGGGCGGCCGGCGGCGAGATCGACTGA